From one Ctenopharyngodon idella isolate HZGC_01 chromosome 15, HZGC01, whole genome shotgun sequence genomic stretch:
- the LOC127495591 gene encoding ladderlectin-like — MAMLRSLMLLFLIFSMGNAEVDLVMKCPAGWSNFGLRCFKYFSQSVNWITAQRNCQSLGASLASVHNKLENDFLLGLLPSSSTRAWIGAHDGEQDGQWLWTDGTVYDYTNWCATEPNNNGGEENCLEINWTSNRCWNDESCPNQMGYICVTYV; from the exons ATGGCAATGTTGAGAAGTCTAATGCTTCTTTTCCTTATCTTCTCCATGGGGAATGCAGAAG TTGATTTAGTCATGAAATGCCCCGCTGGATGGTCAAATTTTGGACTCCGGTGCTTCAAATACTTCTCTCAGTCGGTTAACTGGATCACAGCACAG AGAAACTGCCAAAGTCTTGGTGCGAGTCTCGCATCTGTGCATAATAAACTAGAAAATGATTTTCTGCTGGGTCTGTTGCCTTCTTCTTCCACACGTGCTTGGATTGGTGCTCATGATGGAGAACAA GATGGACAGTGGTTGTGGACTGACGGAACTGTGTATGACTATACCAACTGGTGCGCTACAGAACCAAACAATAATGGTGGTGAAGAGAACTGTCTGGAGATCAACTGGACCT CTAACCGTTGCTGGAACGATGAGTCCTGTCCAAACCAAATGGGCTATATTTGTGTTACATACGTATGA